One Faecalispora anaeroviscerum genomic window carries:
- a CDS encoding cyclic nucleotide-binding domain-containing protein codes for MKYLELGQRPELAEQVRSVQSEVSDAAFRCFRLCRFDAGEFLYTEGRQAGCFLILLSGSCKVFKTLENGRTVLLCLYDDIQVIGEFELFGDPIAKTNVQALTETYCLAALVQEQGERLLADNSFLQFVCRQTCAKTERNNSNIAINLLYPLEQRLAGYVLAMQKSEVFSANYTLLAESLGCSLRHLLRTFRALCDKGLLQKTKAGYRLANISALEKIAGNVYRQ; via the coding sequence ATGAAGTATCTGGAGCTTGGGCAACGGCCGGAATTAGCGGAGCAGGTACGCAGCGTTCAGTCGGAAGTATCAGATGCGGCATTCCGGTGCTTTCGTCTGTGTCGGTTTGACGCGGGAGAATTCTTGTACACAGAGGGCAGGCAGGCCGGATGCTTTTTGATTTTGCTCTCCGGCAGCTGTAAGGTATTTAAAACACTTGAGAATGGCCGCACTGTACTGTTGTGCCTTTACGACGATATTCAGGTAATCGGGGAGTTTGAGCTGTTCGGCGACCCCATTGCTAAAACCAATGTGCAGGCCCTGACGGAAACCTACTGCCTCGCGGCCCTTGTTCAGGAGCAGGGGGAGCGGCTGCTCGCCGACAACTCCTTTTTGCAGTTCGTGTGCCGACAAACCTGCGCCAAAACAGAACGCAACAATTCGAACATCGCAATCAACCTGCTGTACCCGCTTGAGCAGCGGTTGGCCGGCTATGTTCTAGCCATGCAAAAGAGCGAGGTGTTTTCGGCCAATTATACGCTGCTGGCCGAATCCCTCGGCTGCAGCCTGCGGCATCTGCTGCGCACGTTTCGAGCCCTTTGCGATAAAGGTCTGCTTCAAAAAACAAAAGCTGGGTACCGGCTGGCCAATATCAGCGCGCTGGAAAAGATTGCGGGGAATGTTTACCGGCAGTAA
- a CDS encoding helix-turn-helix transcriptional regulator has product MEQELIFKNRIRMWRAEKRISQGDLAELVGVSRQTISSIENLQFCPSARLALLICVALEKTFEEVFYFNLEQPVPLKPRESSIPEEP; this is encoded by the coding sequence ATGGAGCAGGAACTGATCTTTAAAAACCGCATCCGCATGTGGCGGGCGGAAAAACGTATTTCACAGGGCGATCTGGCAGAGCTGGTGGGCGTGTCGCGTCAGACGATCAGCTCGATTGAGAACCTGCAGTTTTGCCCCAGCGCGCGCCTGGCACTGCTCATTTGTGTGGCTCTGGAAAAGACCTTTGAAGAGGTATTTTACTTTAACTTGGAACAGCCTGTGCCGCTCAAACCCAGAGAAAGCTCAATACCGGAAGAACCATAA
- a CDS encoding putative ABC exporter domain-containing protein produces the protein MRSICYLSYCQAKNSLLDMLRHPAKLIAYLFVIAMIVFSVFTKQSSTDMVSVPDTRLIQGVYFFILLGLLMMILQSGLKSGSTFFSMPDVNLLFVSPLRPNLILAYGLVKQMTSMILVVVFLMLYSPMLMEMFDLTPWQIFMMIVGLAFLLILAQILSMLLYNISNGSPARRRVISSAVYGAAALPTLFVAANALRSENVYQGALQAGSSPLLDAFPVAGWIRGAIFGAVSGPGGQMWLYTALILVITVVSLILLVKGNPDYYEDVLQSTEVTYEAMQEKKANENGAGLARFRNRHAVKKGGFRGGWGASTFFYKQLCEMRRKNRFGFLTTSTIMVVLIAVGMAIFLERISRGDSDPMDAEAMYASVLSTEIYLLFFFQAAADWVSELKKPYIYLVPASSLSRLIWASATTLAKPLVDGALAFTVLWLYLRVSPIIWICSILMYASFGFLFTSTSILFFRLFGQPAPRGLLAFLQLLILLALAIPGGLLALIALVALHLPWYLAGIAFSVGCILVTLGIYSACHNILEAPEMR, from the coding sequence ATGAGATCCATTTGCTACCTAAGTTATTGTCAGGCGAAAAATTCGCTGCTGGACATGCTCCGACACCCTGCCAAACTGATTGCATATCTGTTTGTGATAGCAATGATCGTGTTTTCGGTATTTACTAAGCAGAGCAGCACCGATATGGTGAGTGTTCCTGATACCCGGCTAATCCAAGGGGTTTATTTTTTTATTCTTCTGGGACTGCTGATGATGATTCTGCAGTCTGGGCTTAAATCCGGCTCCACATTTTTCAGTATGCCAGACGTGAATCTGCTGTTTGTTTCGCCGCTGCGACCGAATTTGATTTTGGCCTATGGGCTGGTAAAGCAGATGACCTCGATGATTCTGGTGGTAGTGTTCCTGATGCTGTATTCCCCGATGCTGATGGAAATGTTCGACCTGACGCCGTGGCAAATTTTTATGATGATTGTCGGCCTGGCTTTTCTGCTGATTCTCGCGCAGATTTTATCTATGTTACTGTATAACATCAGCAATGGCAGCCCGGCGCGGCGCAGGGTGATCAGCTCTGCGGTTTACGGCGCGGCTGCTCTGCCGACTCTTTTTGTGGCTGCGAACGCACTTCGCTCCGAAAATGTGTATCAGGGTGCCTTGCAGGCCGGGTCATCGCCGCTGCTCGACGCATTCCCGGTGGCGGGATGGATTCGCGGCGCGATTTTTGGCGCGGTTTCCGGCCCCGGCGGCCAAATGTGGCTTTACACCGCACTGATTCTAGTGATCACTGTTGTCAGTTTGATTCTGCTCGTCAAAGGCAATCCCGATTACTACGAGGATGTGCTGCAAAGCACAGAGGTTACCTATGAGGCGATGCAGGAGAAGAAGGCAAATGAAAACGGCGCAGGCCTGGCGCGGTTCCGTAACCGTCACGCCGTAAAAAAAGGCGGGTTTCGTGGCGGGTGGGGAGCCAGCACTTTCTTTTATAAGCAGCTGTGTGAAATGCGCCGCAAAAATCGCTTTGGCTTTCTGACCACCTCCACCATCATGGTCGTGCTGATCGCAGTTGGAATGGCGATCTTTCTGGAACGCATCTCGCGCGGTGACAGCGACCCGATGGATGCGGAGGCAATGTATGCTTCCGTATTGTCGACAGAAATTTATTTGTTGTTCTTTTTTCAGGCGGCAGCCGATTGGGTGTCGGAGCTGAAAAAGCCGTATATCTATCTTGTACCGGCGTCCTCGCTGTCCAGATTAATTTGGGCCAGCGCCACCACGTTGGCAAAACCTCTTGTCGATGGTGCTTTAGCATTTACGGTGCTGTGGCTGTATCTTCGGGTCAGTCCAATCATCTGGATCTGCTCCATTTTGATGTACGCGAGCTTTGGATTCCTGTTTACATCAACAAGCATTCTGTTCTTCCGTTTGTTTGGTCAACCTGCGCCGAGAGGGTTACTCGCGTTCCTGCAGCTGCTCATTTTGCTTGCGCTGGCGATTCCGGGCGGACTCCTTGCGTTGATTGCCCTTGTGGCATTGCATCTGCCCTGGTATTTGGCGGGAATCGCGTTTTCTGTCGGGTGTATTCTTGTCACACTGGGTATTTATTCTGCTTGCCACAATATTCTGGAAGCTCCAGAAATGCGGTAA
- the sleB gene encoding spore cortex-lytic enzyme, giving the protein MKHAQKREFKEFGKYIWRILMILLVNLLMISVVSGVGEQAVTRLRSAASVETLSRVGSRGDEVKQIQTKLKSWGYYSGSADGIFGEQTKQAVIKFQKKNNLTADGIAGPQTLKAMGISSSSSSGDSGGGQGQYSSSDIDLLARVVSAESRGEPYAGQVAVAAVILNRITHPSFPNTLAGVIYQPGAFSCLNDGGINAPVADSAYKAARDAINGTDPSGGAIYYYNPEKSTSKWIFSRKVITTIGKHRFAI; this is encoded by the coding sequence ATGAAACACGCTCAAAAAAGAGAATTTAAAGAATTCGGGAAATACATCTGGCGCATTCTAATGATACTGCTGGTAAACCTGCTGATGATCTCCGTAGTCAGCGGCGTGGGAGAACAGGCAGTCACACGTCTGCGCAGCGCAGCATCCGTAGAAACGCTTTCGAGAGTTGGTTCGCGCGGTGATGAGGTCAAGCAGATTCAAACTAAACTAAAAAGCTGGGGCTATTACTCCGGCAGCGCAGACGGCATCTTCGGCGAACAGACAAAGCAGGCGGTCATTAAGTTCCAGAAAAAGAACAATTTAACGGCAGACGGAATTGCGGGTCCGCAGACGCTGAAGGCAATGGGGATTTCGTCCTCCTCTTCCTCCGGCGATTCCGGCGGAGGGCAGGGACAATACAGCAGCAGCGACATCGATCTGCTGGCGCGCGTCGTCTCCGCGGAATCACGCGGCGAGCCTTACGCCGGTCAGGTTGCGGTAGCCGCGGTGATCCTGAACCGCATCACACACCCCTCGTTCCCCAATACGCTGGCGGGTGTGATTTACCAGCCGGGAGCGTTCTCATGCCTGAATGACGGCGGCATCAACGCGCCGGTGGCGGACTCAGCATATAAGGCGGCGCGCGACGCCATTAACGGCACCGACCCTTCCGGTGGAGCGATCTATTATTATAATCCCGAAAAATCAACAAGCAAGTGGATCTTCTCCCGCAAGGTCATCACAACCATTGGAAAACACCGCTTTGCAATCTAA
- a CDS encoding ABC transporter ATP-binding protein: MLTVSNLTKRYDSLLANDDVNFEVQPGEIAVLMGPNGAGKSTTIKCIAGLLRFHGSILICGVPNKKEAARRVFGYVPELPALFPLLTVWEHIEFISRAYQLQNWQERAEALLDRMELTDKKEKLGQELSKGMQQKLSLCCALLPQPKVIMLDEPLVGLDPHAIKELKTILMELRDQGCAVLLSTHMLDSVAEFWDKALIMKSGKIMTIRTRTEIEQSGENLEQLFFSITENGDGGTAE, translated from the coding sequence ATGCTGACAGTTTCGAATCTAACAAAAAGATATGACAGCCTGCTCGCAAACGACGACGTGAACTTTGAGGTACAGCCGGGCGAGATTGCGGTGCTGATGGGCCCGAACGGCGCAGGAAAATCAACGACGATTAAATGTATCGCGGGGCTGCTCCGCTTTCATGGAAGCATTTTAATCTGCGGGGTGCCGAACAAAAAAGAGGCGGCACGACGCGTATTTGGATATGTGCCGGAACTGCCCGCGCTGTTTCCACTTTTGACGGTGTGGGAGCACATCGAGTTTATTTCCCGGGCGTATCAACTGCAGAATTGGCAGGAGCGTGCCGAGGCGCTGCTGGATAGAATGGAGCTGACCGATAAAAAGGAAAAGCTGGGGCAGGAGCTTTCCAAAGGAATGCAGCAGAAGCTAAGCCTTTGCTGCGCTCTTTTGCCGCAGCCAAAGGTAATTATGCTGGATGAGCCGCTGGTGGGTTTGGATCCGCATGCGATTAAGGAGCTGAAAACCATCCTGATGGAGCTGCGAGATCAGGGCTGCGCCGTGCTGCTTAGCACGCATATGCTCGACAGCGTCGCTGAGTTCTGGGATAAGGCCCTGATTATGAAATCCGGGAAGATCATGACGATCCGTACCCGCACGGAGATTGAGCAAAGCGGAGAAAATCTGGAGCAGCTCTTCTTCTCCATTACGGAAAATGGAGACGGAGGTACCGCAGAATGA
- a CDS encoding DUF6773 family protein: MMKIKDERVLQLNNKIQSEAYEVVVFLATASIIVKSYVLNLAFSQYVVEFGILIISTLYISIRSIMLGNSFMSTSKSGKVLTVSAILVLSVIIGIITGVKNYSLYGDKYTGIFDAHFIVSILITSLSAVIFTSLVFALLYWLNNKGQKRIEKRLNEEDD, from the coding sequence ATGATGAAAATAAAAGATGAACGTGTTCTTCAATTAAACAATAAGATTCAAAGTGAAGCCTATGAGGTTGTAGTTTTCCTTGCTACTGCATCCATTATCGTGAAATCCTATGTGTTAAATTTAGCCTTTTCGCAGTATGTGGTGGAGTTTGGGATTCTTATAATATCTACGCTTTACATCTCGATTCGAAGCATAATGCTTGGGAATAGTTTTATGAGCACCTCAAAAAGTGGAAAGGTTTTAACAGTATCAGCCATTCTGGTTTTAAGCGTTATAATAGGCATTATTACAGGAGTGAAGAATTACTCTCTTTACGGTGATAAATACACCGGTATCTTTGATGCGCATTTCATTGTATCCATCTTAATCACATCTTTGTCTGCTGTTATTTTTACCTCTCTGGTATTTGCATTGTTATATTGGCTCAATAACAAAGGGCAAAAAAGGATTGAAAAACGACTCAATGAAGAAGATGATTAA
- a CDS encoding DMT family transporter, translating into MLFFILLAAVNGFVTVINKMINLEAKKSLGTINGTLINYIEGTLISLVVVLFLGNSRLTDLSHWAAVPPINLLGGVFGLVAMVLTVIVMERVRVSYSTIILLAAQLGTGFVLDAIAAGNVVPLKLLGLIIVIAGIFIDQFANSKEEKSTLREEE; encoded by the coding sequence ATGCTGTTTTTTATTTTACTCGCCGCAGTGAACGGCTTTGTGACGGTGATTAATAAAATGATAAATCTGGAGGCGAAAAAATCGCTCGGCACAATAAACGGCACCTTAATTAACTATATTGAAGGAACTTTGATTTCACTCGTGGTTGTCCTTTTTCTCGGCAACAGCCGCCTTACCGACCTTTCACACTGGGCTGCGGTTCCGCCAATCAATTTACTGGGCGGTGTTTTTGGCCTTGTGGCGATGGTGCTGACCGTAATTGTGATGGAGCGGGTTCGCGTTTCGTACTCCACTATTATTTTACTGGCTGCTCAGCTGGGCACCGGTTTTGTTCTGGATGCCATTGCAGCCGGGAACGTAGTTCCTCTGAAGCTTCTGGGGCTGATCATCGTAATCGCTGGGATATTCATCGATCAGTTCGCCAATAGCAAAGAGGAAAAAAGCACTTTGAGGGAAGAAGAATAA
- the rpsI gene encoding 30S ribosomal protein S9, whose product MYDKAPYFYGTGRRKSSVARVRLYQGTGKVTINDRTIDDYFGLETLKLIVRQPLELTNVADKFDVVCRVAGGGVTGQAGAIRHGIARALLQYDTENLRTTLKRAGFLTRDPRMKERKKYGLKAARRAPQFSKR is encoded by the coding sequence ATGTACGATAAGGCTCCATATTTTTACGGAACTGGAAGAAGAAAAAGCTCTGTGGCCCGCGTCAGACTGTATCAGGGAACCGGTAAGGTAACCATCAATGACAGAACAATTGACGATTATTTCGGCCTGGAAACCCTGAAGCTGATCGTTCGTCAGCCGCTGGAGCTGACCAATGTGGCTGACAAGTTCGACGTTGTTTGCCGCGTTGCAGGCGGCGGAGTCACCGGCCAGGCCGGTGCGATTCGCCACGGCATTGCCAGAGCGCTGCTGCAGTATGACACCGAGAACCTGCGCACCACTTTGAAAAGAGCAGGCTTCCTGACTCGCGACCCCAGAATGAAGGAACGCAAGAAGTACGGTTTGAAAGCGGCTCGCCGCGCACCGCAGTTCTCCAAGAGATAA
- a CDS encoding DMT family transporter produces the protein MNFLLLLLSGICLGLMVSLNGRLAADFNLFEVSFLVHGIGAVILLAAAKLVQKEKIQLTGAPLYVYFVGFLGVALIVTTSLSTAYIGAALTMVLSITAQLVSSAVVDHLGWFHVPVNKFSRRRIPAFAVILVGLLLMIFS, from the coding sequence ATGAACTTTTTACTTTTACTATTAAGCGGTATCTGTTTGGGGCTGATGGTCAGCCTGAACGGAAGGCTCGCTGCCGATTTCAACCTATTCGAGGTCAGCTTTCTGGTTCACGGGATCGGGGCGGTAATTCTGCTGGCCGCCGCAAAGCTGGTTCAAAAAGAAAAGATACAGCTTACGGGCGCTCCGCTTTATGTCTATTTTGTGGGATTTTTAGGCGTGGCGTTAATTGTAACCACCAGCCTCAGCACGGCATACATCGGCGCGGCCTTGACCATGGTGCTGTCGATTACCGCTCAGCTGGTAAGCTCCGCCGTTGTAGATCATCTGGGGTGGTTCCATGTTCCGGTCAACAAATTCAGCCGTAGGCGAATTCCTGCTTTTGCAGTCATTCTGGTCGGTCTGCTTCTGATGATTTTTTCGTAA
- a CDS encoding EamA family transporter, which translates to MWNYIWPILMVIAANSLYHVCAKSTPATVEPLAALTVTYLTATACSLILFFLVGGNKNLLQEVHKVNWTSFTLGLSIVILELGYLFVYRAGWKVGMGSLVANVGLACVLLVIGLVFYKESFSARQLVGMGICVLGIFLITK; encoded by the coding sequence ATGTGGAATTATATCTGGCCGATATTAATGGTAATCGCGGCAAACTCGCTGTATCATGTCTGTGCAAAGTCAACCCCGGCTACTGTGGAGCCACTGGCCGCTCTTACCGTTACTTATTTGACGGCAACGGCCTGTTCTCTGATTTTGTTTTTTCTGGTGGGAGGAAATAAAAATCTGTTGCAGGAAGTCCATAAGGTAAATTGGACAAGCTTTACTCTGGGGCTATCTATTGTAATACTGGAGCTGGGGTATCTGTTTGTGTACCGAGCCGGGTGGAAGGTAGGCATGGGTTCGCTGGTTGCGAATGTAGGGCTTGCGTGTGTGCTGCTTGTGATCGGCCTAGTGTTTTACAAAGAGAGCTTTTCAGCGCGTCAGCTGGTTGGCATGGGAATCTGTGTGCTGGGCATCTTCCTGATTACCAAATAA
- a CDS encoding acyl-[acyl-carrier-protein] thioesterase, which translates to MALNPKLSEYTQQVKLTTYDMDANNTLRPSAMLRYCQEACELHLACYGLTHEKMQGDGIVFVFTRAGGVVHRWPRQNDPITIVTRACGVVGVQFYRSFDFYCGDEPLAEILQASVVVSTQEHKLLRPKVFLEYGVGAGENSGQKLERMNLPKEMPVVGEREVRYSDLDYNGHVNNSVYSDIFCDYVPGGMHGRALSEFQIHYVMESLEGEVLQIQREERDGEILMRGVNPRGVSFEYQGRVK; encoded by the coding sequence ATGGCACTGAATCCGAAATTGAGCGAATACACACAGCAGGTAAAGCTGACAACATACGATATGGATGCAAACAACACCCTGCGTCCTTCTGCCATGCTGCGCTATTGCCAGGAGGCCTGCGAGCTGCACCTGGCCTGCTACGGGCTGACGCACGAAAAGATGCAAGGGGACGGGATTGTTTTTGTGTTTACCCGTGCGGGCGGTGTAGTACATCGCTGGCCGCGCCAGAACGACCCCATCACCATTGTTACGCGGGCATGCGGCGTGGTTGGCGTGCAGTTTTACCGCAGTTTTGATTTTTACTGCGGCGACGAGCCTCTGGCAGAGATTCTGCAGGCCTCCGTCGTTGTCAGCACACAGGAGCATAAGCTGCTGCGCCCGAAGGTGTTTTTGGAGTACGGAGTGGGTGCGGGGGAGAACAGCGGGCAGAAGCTGGAGCGCATGAATCTGCCAAAGGAGATGCCCGTGGTAGGCGAGCGTGAGGTCCGGTATTCCGATTTGGATTATAACGGACACGTGAACAATTCGGTTTACAGCGATATTTTCTGCGACTATGTGCCGGGCGGAATGCACGGGCGGGCGCTGAGCGAATTCCAGATTCATTATGTCATGGAAAGCCTTGAGGGCGAGGTGCTGCAGATTCAGCGCGAGGAGCGCGACGGTGAGATTCTGATGCGGGGAGTCAATCCGCGGGGAGTCAGCTTTGAATATCAGGGCCGGGTAAAGTAA
- a CDS encoding DUF6442 family protein: protein MDRNLILNTNKKARIRDEGTEFVDNRARQKGEFVLMCFMALLMGYNLFKGIHSYDLMTVFWAYTAVTNLYKYKEYHQKADLVAAIGGIVAALGFLLSYLLETW from the coding sequence ATGGATCGAAATCTTATTTTAAATACCAATAAAAAGGCACGTATCCGCGATGAAGGCACAGAGTTCGTAGACAACCGCGCAAGGCAAAAGGGTGAGTTCGTGCTGATGTGCTTTATGGCTCTACTCATGGGGTACAACCTTTTTAAGGGAATACACAGCTACGATTTAATGACGGTCTTTTGGGCTTACACCGCTGTGACCAATTTGTATAAATACAAAGAATATCACCAGAAGGCTGATCTGGTCGCCGCAATTGGTGGTATCGTAGCTGCGCTTGGTTTTTTGCTTTCTTATCTCCTTGAGACATGGTGA
- a CDS encoding LysR family transcriptional regulator yields MNTDTLKTFLLLAELKNYTHTANQLFVAQSTVTNRIQELEAELGKALFVRSRKSVQLTEQGERFLAYARRILELTQSAAEELNSMLHYRSSLRIGSTNTIYDCHLSRKLVDYSLNHPDTKLNLVIAHSHALIQMLQDRTLDIAFSYVPCAKNALQCSLFTTDELLLVTGPQNQAYRHGILQQELAGIPYLYCDFPFQEVGSYIRDLFPAGHAFPLEIDRSANLLPFLYGGKGYSFLPASMVRNSIDRGTLLTVPLLDFSIPRVNCYLLTRGSLESDALLAALQPESF; encoded by the coding sequence ATGAATACCGATACGCTCAAAACCTTCCTTTTGCTGGCGGAGCTGAAAAATTACACCCATACTGCAAACCAGTTGTTTGTGGCACAGTCTACGGTTACTAACCGGATTCAGGAGCTGGAGGCCGAGCTGGGAAAGGCTCTTTTCGTGCGGAGCAGAAAGTCGGTTCAGCTCACGGAGCAAGGCGAACGCTTTCTGGCCTATGCCCGGCGCATTTTGGAGCTGACACAGAGCGCGGCTGAGGAGCTAAACAGCATGTTGCACTACCGCTCCTCCCTGCGGATTGGCTCGACCAACACGATTTACGACTGCCACCTTTCGCGCAAGCTGGTGGATTACTCCCTGAATCACCCCGACACCAAGCTGAACCTTGTGATCGCCCATTCTCATGCGCTGATCCAGATGCTTCAGGACCGCACGCTGGACATCGCATTTTCTTACGTACCCTGCGCAAAGAACGCCCTTCAATGCTCCCTGTTTACCACGGATGAGCTGCTGCTCGTTACAGGCCCGCAGAATCAGGCTTACCGACACGGGATTTTGCAGCAGGAGCTGGCAGGCATTCCTTATCTCTACTGTGATTTTCCGTTTCAGGAGGTGGGCAGCTACATTCGGGATTTATTTCCGGCAGGGCACGCCTTTCCGCTGGAGATTGACCGCAGCGCAAACCTTCTGCCGTTTTTGTATGGCGGGAAAGGGTATTCCTTCCTGCCCGCCAGCATGGTGCGGAATTCCATCGACCGGGGCACCCTGTTGACCGTTCCTCTGCTTGACTTTTCGATTCCCCGCGTCAACTGCTATCTGCTTACCCGTGGATCATTGGAAAGCGATGCATTGCTGGCGGCATTGCAACCAGAATCCTTCTAG
- the rplM gene encoding 50S ribosomal protein L13: MSTYMPKAGQVDRKWYVIDAAGKPLGRVAVQAAVLLRGKHKPTFAPHVDCGDHVVIINCAKAVLTGSKLQKKYYYHHTGYIGNLKEVRYDTLMREKPEKAMELAVKGMIPDTTIGREALTRLRLYAGAEHKHSAQMPAEWAL; this comes from the coding sequence ATGTCTACTTATATGCCCAAAGCGGGTCAGGTTGACCGCAAGTGGTATGTGATTGATGCTGCCGGCAAGCCGCTTGGCCGTGTTGCGGTACAGGCCGCTGTTTTGCTGCGTGGCAAACACAAGCCCACCTTCGCCCCCCATGTGGATTGCGGCGATCATGTTGTAATCATCAACTGTGCAAAGGCCGTTCTGACCGGTTCTAAGCTTCAGAAGAAGTATTACTACCACCACACAGGTTACATTGGTAACCTGAAAGAAGTTCGTTACGACACTTTGATGCGTGAGAAGCCCGAAAAGGCAATGGAGCTTGCTGTAAAAGGCATGATTCCGGACACCACCATCGGCCGCGAGGCGCTCACCAGACTGCGCCTATATGCCGGCGCTGAGCATAAGCACAGCGCACAGATGCCCGCCGAGTGGGCGCTTTAA
- a CDS encoding helix-turn-helix transcriptional regulator has protein sequence MKNIKLKMARIELEMSQEDLADLVGVTRQTIGLIESGNYNPTLKLCTAICKALNKTLNDIFWEES, from the coding sequence TTGAAAAACATAAAACTCAAAATGGCTAGAATAGAATTGGAGATGAGCCAAGAGGATTTAGCTGATTTGGTTGGTGTTACACGGCAAACGATCGGTTTAATAGAATCCGGAAACTATAATCCAACACTAAAGCTTTGCACGGCAATCTGTAAAGCGCTTAATAAAACATTAAATGATATCTTTTGGGAGGAATCATGA
- a CDS encoding biotin transporter BioY, which produces MKTKNLALTAMFTALTMVLGPLVIVLPFTPIPISLAMIPIYLCGALLPKRNAFSALIVYLMLGAAGLPVFSQFRGGLGVLVGPTGGFLLVFPVMAFVIALLLEKLPQNRFYSLVIAFAVALVICYTAGCLMFMAVAHADLTKALTLTVLPFIPLDLAKIAFAAAATLALKKALYHAKLLPLT; this is translated from the coding sequence ATGAAGACAAAAAATTTGGCGCTGACCGCTATGTTTACAGCGCTTACAATGGTTTTGGGGCCATTGGTAATTGTGCTCCCGTTTACACCGATTCCGATTTCGCTGGCGATGATCCCGATTTATCTGTGCGGTGCTCTGCTGCCGAAAAGAAACGCGTTCAGCGCACTTATTGTTTATTTGATGCTGGGAGCTGCGGGCCTGCCGGTTTTCAGCCAGTTCCGCGGCGGACTGGGCGTTCTGGTGGGGCCGACAGGCGGATTTTTGCTAGTCTTTCCAGTCATGGCGTTTGTGATTGCGCTTCTTCTAGAAAAGCTGCCGCAGAATCGCTTTTATTCTCTGGTAATCGCCTTTGCGGTTGCTCTTGTGATCTGCTACACAGCCGGCTGCTTGATGTTTATGGCCGTGGCTCACGCAGATCTGACAAAAGCACTTACTTTGACGGTGCTTCCGTTTATTCCGTTAGATCTGGCAAAAATCGCATTTGCCGCAGCAGCGACTCTTGCTCTGAAAAAGGCTTTGTACCACGCAAAGCTGCTCCCTCTTACCTAA